GTATTTAGAAGGACACAAGGATCTCTACAAGGACACGATAATGGAGAACCACCAGGCCTTCAGCTCAAAGGGTAAGAGGAGATGTAATTACCACCTTGTTTACTCTTAGGCAACTGGTGATTAAGCATCCTATACTTTCCTCCAAACACGCAATATACAATATTTGTAGTAAACACCAGGCAATATATTGTGTGGGAAATACTATGTAATTCTGCAATGAATCTCCCCAGTTGTAATCTTTGTGTATTTGTTCCAGGTTTATTCAAGATTACACAAAACTTTATTAGCAAAGAAGAGGAGTTTGAGAATTACCCGGGAGACAACTTGTCAAACTCTAAACTCAACAATTGTTTTCAAAATGCAACTAAAGCAGTAGATTCATGCGAAGAAGAAAATGTAGCAAACACTAGTATAGAGACAGACAATCTAGCTCACATTAAAGGGGAATCAGCCTCACGTGAAGACAGAAATGAAACAGATATTAATACACCCACAGCACAAACTGAAACAGAATATCCACCTACtcatattaaggaggaaccaGACTTGTGTGAACCAAGAAATCTCACCGGCGTACATACGCCGACAGAACATACAACAGTAGAATGTCCATCTATTCATATTAAGGATGAATCCGTGTTGTGTGAAGAAGGAAATCTTACAGACACTGCCATTCATACAGTCACAGAAAAGACACGGACAGTGTGTCCATTTACTCATAGGAAGGAGGCATTGGCATCACATGAACAAGCAAATTTAACCAGCATTTACATGTCCATGAAACATACACAtagaaaatgtgtttttactgATAATGAAGAACCATCCTCAAATCACTGTGAAAAATGCTTTGCTTTCAAGTCATTGCTTGTTGGACATCAGAAATGTAACACAAATCAAATACTTTACTCAAATACTGACCATGGGGAAATGTATAATCCGCAACCAGATCTTGCTGGACAACAGGTATCTCACATAGAAGAGAAACGTTTCTCATGTTCGGACTGTGAGAAAGGTTTTATCACTAAATCAAAGCTTATTTTACATAAGAGAACTCACTCGGGAGAGAAACCTCATTTATGTTTAGAATGTGGGAAGGGTTTTATTACTAAATCATATCTTGCTATACATAAAAGAACTCACTCAGGAGAGAAACCttactcatgttctgaatgtgggaaatgttttagccacAACTCAAGTCTTGTTAAACATCAGAGATCTCACTCAGGAAAAAAACCTTACTCATGTTTTgagtgtggaaaatgttttagtcaaCAATCAGATCTTGttatacatcagagaactcacactggagagaaacctttctcttgTTCTgattgtgggaaatgttttagcttGCACTCAAGTCTTGTTAAACAtctgagaactcacacaggagagaagccttactcatgctctgaatgtggaaaatgttttagctgTAACTCACATCTTGTTAGACATCAGAGAACGCACACAAGAGGAACATTTTTGATGCCCTAGTTTGTGTTATCTAAAAACGCAAGACCATAACTATTGGTAAGTTGAGCATGCTGCTCCCCCTCTCAGATTTGATAATGGCTAAGAAACtctatcatttttaaaaatgagtACAGCTTTAAGCATGTCCCTTTAGAGCGGTCAGTCAGGCCCCTGTGATTTTCAGTTACACTCTATCTGAGCATTTCAAAATATGAAACCGTTTCACAGTGAATACATGCTTAACTGGGATACAGGTCCATTAGGGCAAGAAACATACTATTTAAAGACTATCACTCAGACATCTTCCCCAACTCAAATTTGCAGAGGCCCTCTTCACATATCTACAATTTCTTGTAAATAGATGGTGTATttgtaggtgtttttttttatggctaatgtattttgtttttaacattcTTCTAGATGTACTTTAGATTTtctgttattaaataatattttagacTTTCATCgggtttatatactaaagtgagaactaaaAGTCAATTTCAAGCCAAAGCCCAGTCTAGCCAAAGTGAAGGCATGGCTAACTTGTAAAATTTagcaatttggctattttaaacttaaatttaaagttcactttcaattctcaatttagtaaaagaataaataaatacataaataaacaagAAGCCTGGACGAGTTTAGCACTTTTTATATTTCTTGATATGTTAATGGGTAGGAAATGATATGTTTTGTTCTTAAGATTGGGGTTCCTTTAGACAATGTTATAATTCAAACTACCACTACTTTGGCAAGTTGTGATTAATCCTACAGGATTCTTCCCCTAGCTTATATAGTGTTTCATTTATTTACATGGGTACAGTGTTTAATTCATATTACTACTGATTAGTTCTAGGTCTCTTCCCTGTTGCTTACACAGTAGGTTCAGATTACAGTAAATATAGCATTTATGAATAATTTGTGGTAGCCCATGTAATCAATGTaatgagaaacaaaaaaagaaaaccagttgtttagtgtttgtgttttatatgttGTGGTCTGTAAATTAAATCTAAAACGTTACTGCTCGAAGTGTTCCTCtagtttcttttatttctttttttattttggatattTGTCGTACAGccgagcagtatatatatataaaacaaatgaagACTACTTTTAGATGAGGATCACAGTTCATGTATATGACACAGCTTGTTATGTAGAGGGTCTAAATAGACTTACCATCATGAGTTAGTAATATAGACAACAATGCATACATCTTCAGAAACATCTATAATTATTAGTAGAAgagaggaagaattttggacttttatacaggactggttttatagtgtattattcactttttacttattgtattaaagtatatataatttttaaaccatccagtcatttttttttgtcctccttcctatttaatactgctttgctgctatacctgggtccactatatcccgaggtggggattattccacctgaaattctccaaactagagcaggtcgttgctctagtatatgtaagtaggatcatctactcttactacaatattttatatttacgtactagaccatgtggcgtattttactcttgtttttcatataacgaatacttacacctataaactcaccaacgatccggaacctcaagaaatccatagacggggattattccgtccaagctcttaacaccgagctgatatagctcctcaaagtgtgagtgtgaatataacacctttgttcttgtggaattatatcgttcatacatactgtaccattatttgtatctttgtttctcctttttttttaagttactccgctggccagtatttctactaaacgtttgtacaatttctgatctttagtgctgttcacctttctattttatctgtccatttatcacaaggtagagggaacaccttgttggtgaactgctgctcacccttgagaagagagcgcttattacccttttgcataTAATTATTAGTGGTCTTGAATCATGTCCTAGCCAATAATCAACTATATAAAGCCATGCGACGGGGATCAACACGGTATTTGACATTTACTGATCGTAAATCGGTTTAACCAAAACTGCTTACTCAGATGTCTTTAGTGCACCATGCTTCAAATGTGGAGTTACCAACTGAAATACTTTTGCCACACATTTAGTCTCTGTACGAATTTAGTCTCTTGGATAGCCAATTTCTCTAGGCAGCGTAACTTAGTCCTAGTGAAATCTAAAAACACTGTAGCCAGGATACTGTGTGGATACTCCCAACAGATAGGGGAGCACCATGGATTGCACTTTATCGGCCTCCAACCTTGGCATTCTTGAAGATTCAGCCAGGGACTAGTGACTGTCTCCAGTTTACACCCCAAATTGTTGCTCTTAAGCTGAGCCCTAGAGATGTAACATTTCTGTAAATTTTGATGCAATGAAaaaaacccatttttttttagttttctgtaTGTAGTCATTTTGTTACATTGGGAACATAAAATGCAGTATGTCTAGAACTCCTGGGCCTGACGAGTTAATATTACTATTGTGGGTAAAACTCCAGGGAGATTTGGAGAGGAACGGCTCTATGCCTTCCATCCCCTCTAATACTCcgaggtaacttttttcttctaTATAACTTGGGTACATGCCAGTCTATACCCACATAGTCCTATCCTTGGACCTTGGGATTTTGTTTGTTCTGATCCCTTAGtcccatttttcttttcttcttatgTCTAGAATAATTATGCTTGAAATAAAActggcttattttttatttactttatatgtGGTAAAGCTTATTACAGTTTAttagaaaactattttttttttatttagctcaTGTGGGCTCTTCgcctactgttcctgtatgtcaaacatgttttgttagattTAATAGTTTGTGTTGTTTTTACCTATTACACAGAGTTGGAAATATGTcatcgctatataaataattaggaTTATGTTAAAAAGTGTGAGGAATCCAAATAAACCACCAACATAAACTAAGAATATTATTTCATCTCCTAATCTTCCTAGTGATTCATAACaccaaacagagagagagagagagagagagagagagcactcatTTCCACcagagggacactccagacttaaagggacactatagtcacctgaacaactacagcttaatgtatttgttcaggtgagatctatagctccctgcaggcaatcgaatgtaaacactgtattttcagagaaaatacagtgtttacattgattgataggaatacctccagtggccgtcactcagacggccaccagagggacatcctatcatgcagggccctaaaaaggccctgtacacgtcagacgtattaagatacgtctgacgtgtgcaggagagagaaggcactgtgtgcacgccttttctctccagcctgtcagagaggagagggggcgggcaaagaccgcgagctgagctgtcagtcacttgcgcggtagtgcgctcaggacttaagagggcggcatgaatgccgccctctgaagtctgtgcgcatgtgcggcgaagttgcgcatgcgcacaagggagcaatgacgcttctttcagagaagcgtcctattgggccccgcaatttcgtcattttgacgaaaaagggggcgcggcctggctgggag
The DNA window shown above is from Pelobates fuscus isolate aPelFus1 chromosome 10, aPelFus1.pri, whole genome shotgun sequence and carries:
- the LOC134575244 gene encoding oocyte zinc finger protein XlCOF7.1-like, which encodes MSHLTYTLMMDKHIVNERVLHFALDIICLLTGEDYIVVKKSSDHTCLSPVPLPHSLIHERNNEQKILELTSQIIHLLTGEVSIRCEDSTVYFSMEEWEYLEGHKDLYKDTIMENHQAFSSKGLFKITQNFISKEEEFENYPGDNLSNSKLNNCFQNATKAVDSCEEENVANTSIETDNLAHIKGESASREDRNETDINTPTAQTETEYPPTHIKEEPDLCEPRNLTGVHTPTEHTTVECPSIHIKDESVLCEEGNLTDTAIHTVTEKTRTVCPFTHRKEALASHEQANLTSIYMSMKHTHRKCVFTDNEEPSSNHCEKCFAFKSLLVGHQKCNTNQILYSNTDHGEMYNPQPDLAGQQVSHIEEKRFSCSDCEKGFITKSKLILHKRTHSGEKPHLCLECGKGFITKSYLAIHKRTHSGEKPYSCSECGKCFSHNSSLVKHQRSHSGKKPYSCFECGKCFSQQSDLVIHQRTHTGEKPFSCSDCGKCFSLHSSLVKHLRTHTGEKPYSCSECGKCFSCNSHLVRHQRTHTRGTFLMP